In Nitrospirota bacterium, a single genomic region encodes these proteins:
- the recR gene encoding recombination protein RecR — protein sequence MPEGIIQNLITALTKLPGVGRKTAQRLAFFILNMPDEDAKAISEAIKNVKETARFCKNCFNITESDICFICSDDARDRKTLCVVEEPSNILVIERTGFKGLYHVLMGAISPTDGLTPEKLRIKELIERVKADSTKEVIIATNPNTKGELTALYLSEALTPFDVVVTRIAYGLPIGGDIEFADEVTLKKSLEGRRRI from the coding sequence GTGCCAGAGGGAATAATACAGAATCTGATAACTGCCCTTACAAAGCTTCCTGGAGTTGGAAGAAAAACTGCCCAGAGGCTTGCCTTCTTCATACTCAACATGCCTGATGAGGATGCAAAAGCCATTTCAGAGGCAATAAAGAATGTGAAAGAAACCGCAAGGTTTTGTAAAAACTGCTTTAATATCACCGAGTCCGATATTTGCTTCATATGCTCAGATGATGCAAGGGACAGAAAAACGCTCTGTGTTGTTGAAGAGCCCAGCAATATCTTAGTTATAGAGAGGACTGGATTTAAGGGCTTATATCATGTGCTTATGGGTGCGATTTCTCCAACCGATGGACTTACACCCGAAAAACTCAGAATAAAAGAGCTAATCGAGAGAGTAAAGGCAGATAGCACAAAGGAGGTGATTATCGCCACAAACCCAAACACAAAAGGCGAACTCACAGCCCTTTATCTATCTGAGGCATTAACTCCATTTGATGTAGTAGTCACAAGAATCGCCTATGGACTTCCAATCGGAGGGGACATAGAGTTTGCAGACGAGGTAACGCTAAAAAAATCCCTTGAGGGAAGAAGAAGGATTTAG
- a CDS encoding YbaB/EbfC family nucleoid-associated protein, whose product MSKKMLGDIMREAQKLQAEMQKMQEETKKKTVQASSGGGMVTVTATGGGEIVSIKIEKEAVNPDDIEMLEDLILAAVNEALRRSQEMMNEEMSKLTGGLQLPGISGLGSLFGR is encoded by the coding sequence ATGTCTAAAAAGATGCTCGGTGACATAATGCGTGAGGCTCAGAAACTTCAAGCTGAGATGCAGAAGATGCAGGAGGAGACAAAGAAAAAAACAGTGCAGGCATCCTCAGGAGGCGGCATGGTCACTGTCACTGCCACAGGCGGTGGCGAGATAGTCTCCATAAAAATCGAAAAGGAAGCTGTCAATCCCGATGATATAGAGATGCTCGAGGACCTCATACTTGCCGCAGTTAACGAGGCATTAAGGCGCTCTCAGGAGATGATGAACGAGGAGATGTCAAAACTAACAGGCGGACTTCAGCTACCAGGAATCAGCGGACTTGGAAGCCTCTTCGGAAGGTAA